A single region of the Triticum dicoccoides isolate Atlit2015 ecotype Zavitan chromosome 2B, WEW_v2.0, whole genome shotgun sequence genome encodes:
- the LOC119365639 gene encoding F-box/LRR-repeat protein At3g26922-like isoform X2, translated as MASGADRISALPEDILHHVLRLLPAHEVVRTCLLARHWRGVWRSVPTLRFTGAKGWGSADMFAQFVDHLLHLRCEGDGPPLDSCDFDFDSDGFMLLPAKEWHASTWLWKALPRVRALRLRLRIVDEQEALPLSYMHLFSQHLTRLELVGVSFNNSVADFSGCPALVELSMDTCDVFMKQLLSPSLKHLRIARCYISDRYRILISLPNLVSLELIECHRGRVPLLGSLPRLARAVVVLNEHCADQCSQDRLDSCGAGRRDICYGCYYYYGDPGHGPHYDRNDCIFLKGLSEATDLELSADSVVTVLNRDLKWCPTFTKLKTLLLNDWCLAADHNALICFLQHSPILEKLTLQLSEGPSYVTEAEGIYKPLGQSVASNCLKIVEIKCANVDKKVSILFALVSAKTRGTNDVIPADGKKLPTFSRRPTPPEERSCSWSFTRPLLLLTIVPKPCPFCTPYHSSAKQFPVARELCGELF; from the exons ATGGCGAGCGGGGCGGACCGCATCAGCGCCCTCCCGGAGGACATCCTCCACCACGTGCTCCGCCTCCTGCCGGCTCATGAGGTGGTGCGGACGTGCTTGCTCGCCCGCCACTGGCGCGGCGTCTGGAGGTCCGTGCCCACCCTCCGCTTCACCGGGGCCAAGGGGTGGGGCAGCGCCGACATGTTCGCCCAATTTGTGGACCACTTGCTCCACCTCAGGTGCGAGGGCGACGGTCCGCCTCTGGATTCCTGCGATTTCGACTTTGATTCCGACGGATTCATGCTGTTGCCCGCTAAGGAGTGGCATGCGAGCACCTGGCTCTGGAAAGCCCTGCCTCGTGTTCGGGCTCTCCGGCTCCGGCTTCGTATTGTCGACGAGCAGGAAGCCTTGCCACTATCTTATATGCATCTCTTCTCCCAGCACCTCACGAGATTAGAGCTTGTTGGTGTCTCTTTCAACAACAGCGTCGCTGATTTTTCAGGCTGTCCGGCATTGGTGGAACTGAGTATGGATACTTGTGACGTCTTTATGAAACAACTGCTGTCTCCATCCTTGAAACATCTGCGAATTGCCCGCTGCTATATTTCTGATCGTTACCGCATTCTTATTTCTCTACCAAATCTTGTTTCGCTTGAGTTGATCGAATGCCACCGAGGAAGGGTTCCATTGCTTGGAAGCTTGCCGCGGTTAGCAAGAGCTGTTGTGGTGCTTAACGAGCATTGTGCTGATCAATGCTCTCAGGATCGGCTTGATAGTTGTGGTGCTGGGAGAAGAGATATTTGTTATGgttgttattattattatggagATCCTGGACATGGGCCTCATTATGACCGCAACGACTGCATCTTTCTCAAAGGTTTATCAGAAGCCACAGACTTGGAGTTGTCAGCTGATTCTGTTGTG ACTGTTCTCAACAGGGATTTGAAGTGGTGCCCTACATTTACCAAGTTAAAGACTTTGCTACTAAATGATTGGTGTTTGGCTGCTGACCACAATGCACTAATTTGCTTTCTCCAACACTCACCAATTTTGGAGAAGCTTACCCTTCAACTTTCTGAG ggaCCTTCATATGTAACTGAAGCAGAAGGAATATACAAACCATTGGGACAGTCAGTTGCATCCAACTGTCTTAAGATTGTTGAAATCAAATGTGCAAATGTTGATAAAAAG GTTTCAATTTTGTTTGCACTGGTTTCAGCTAAAACTAGAG GTACAAATGACGTCATACCGGCTGACGGCAAGAAGCTACCCACGTTCTCAAGGCGGCCAACTCCACCGGAGGAGAGGAGCTGCTCATGGTCGTTCACAAGGCCCTTGTTGCTGCTCACCATCGTCCCAAAGCCCTGTCCCTTTTGTACTCCATACCACTCGTCTGCTAAACAATTTCCCGTGGCTCGTGAACTTTGTGGAGAGTTATTCTAA
- the LOC119365639 gene encoding F-box/LRR-repeat protein At3g26922-like isoform X1, whose product MASGADRISALPEDILHHVLRLLPAHEVVRTCLLARHWRGVWRSVPTLRFTGAKGWGSADMFAQFVDHLLHLRCEGDGPPLDSCDFDFDSDGFMLLPAKEWHASTWLWKALPRVRALRLRLRIVDEQEALPLSYMHLFSQHLTRLELVGVSFNNSVADFSGCPALVELSMDTCDVFMKQLLSPSLKHLRIARCYISDRYRILISLPNLVSLELIECHRGRVPLLGSLPRLARAVVVLNEHCADQCSQDRLDSCGAGRRDICYGCYYYYGDPGHGPHYDRNDCIFLKGLSEATDLELSADSVVTVLNRDLKWCPTFTKLKTLLLNDWCLAADHNALICFLQHSPILEKLTLQLSEGPSYVTEAEGIYKPLGQSVASNCLKIVEIKCANVDKKVHQILKILTTYGIHLEQISVQQTSGIPGSGFQFCLHWFQLKLEVQMTSYRLTARSYPRSQGGQLHRRRGAAHGRSQGPCCCSPSSQSPVPFVLHTTRLLNNFPWLVNFVESYSNFLSM is encoded by the exons ATGGCGAGCGGGGCGGACCGCATCAGCGCCCTCCCGGAGGACATCCTCCACCACGTGCTCCGCCTCCTGCCGGCTCATGAGGTGGTGCGGACGTGCTTGCTCGCCCGCCACTGGCGCGGCGTCTGGAGGTCCGTGCCCACCCTCCGCTTCACCGGGGCCAAGGGGTGGGGCAGCGCCGACATGTTCGCCCAATTTGTGGACCACTTGCTCCACCTCAGGTGCGAGGGCGACGGTCCGCCTCTGGATTCCTGCGATTTCGACTTTGATTCCGACGGATTCATGCTGTTGCCCGCTAAGGAGTGGCATGCGAGCACCTGGCTCTGGAAAGCCCTGCCTCGTGTTCGGGCTCTCCGGCTCCGGCTTCGTATTGTCGACGAGCAGGAAGCCTTGCCACTATCTTATATGCATCTCTTCTCCCAGCACCTCACGAGATTAGAGCTTGTTGGTGTCTCTTTCAACAACAGCGTCGCTGATTTTTCAGGCTGTCCGGCATTGGTGGAACTGAGTATGGATACTTGTGACGTCTTTATGAAACAACTGCTGTCTCCATCCTTGAAACATCTGCGAATTGCCCGCTGCTATATTTCTGATCGTTACCGCATTCTTATTTCTCTACCAAATCTTGTTTCGCTTGAGTTGATCGAATGCCACCGAGGAAGGGTTCCATTGCTTGGAAGCTTGCCGCGGTTAGCAAGAGCTGTTGTGGTGCTTAACGAGCATTGTGCTGATCAATGCTCTCAGGATCGGCTTGATAGTTGTGGTGCTGGGAGAAGAGATATTTGTTATGgttgttattattattatggagATCCTGGACATGGGCCTCATTATGACCGCAACGACTGCATCTTTCTCAAAGGTTTATCAGAAGCCACAGACTTGGAGTTGTCAGCTGATTCTGTTGTG ACTGTTCTCAACAGGGATTTGAAGTGGTGCCCTACATTTACCAAGTTAAAGACTTTGCTACTAAATGATTGGTGTTTGGCTGCTGACCACAATGCACTAATTTGCTTTCTCCAACACTCACCAATTTTGGAGAAGCTTACCCTTCAACTTTCTGAG ggaCCTTCATATGTAACTGAAGCAGAAGGAATATACAAACCATTGGGACAGTCAGTTGCATCCAACTGTCTTAAGATTGTTGAAATCAAATGTGCAAATGTTGATAAAAAGGTTCACCAAATTTTGAAGATACTGACTACTTATGGCATACACCTTGAGCAAATTAGTGTCCAACAAACTAGCGGAATTCCTGGATCTGG GTTTCAATTTTGTTTGCACTGGTTTCAGCTAAAACTAGAG GTACAAATGACGTCATACCGGCTGACGGCAAGAAGCTACCCACGTTCTCAAGGCGGCCAACTCCACCGGAGGAGAGGAGCTGCTCATGGTCGTTCACAAGGCCCTTGTTGCTGCTCACCATCGTCCCAAAGCCCTGTCCCTTTTGTACTCCATACCACTCGTCTGCTAAACAATTTCCCGTGGCTCGTGAACTTTGTGGAGAGTTATTCTAATTTTCTGAGTATGTGA